The following is a genomic window from Bradysia coprophila strain Holo2 chromosome IV unlocalized genomic scaffold, BU_Bcop_v1 contig_5, whole genome shotgun sequence.
AATAAAACGGATTGAGTGACGTGCTAGATTTTGTATATTCGGTTAGTGACTAGAATTTCGAATGCAGTTGTTCCATTACGATCAGCATTACACAAGTCAACCAAATAGTTGATTGAAAGTTGGTGTTAGTCAGAAAGAACAGAAAGAAAGGAAAGAGTTTCGTTAGTCGGAATTAAAGAGTTTGAGGCCGATACTCCAGTGAAATTGATGGACCACCAATGATGGTACGATGGATCTTCGAATGAATCATCGTTGGAAatcaaattcgaaaaatagaCTGAGAGTCCACGTGCGTTATCGCCGATAACTTATCGGGCATGTTTGACACTGTTGTTTTTGAGCGCTCCTAATGAGGGTAGCTCATCCATAATTTTCGAAAGACGTTTCACTCACATCCTGAACCATCTAACCCCCCAACAGTTTCCCAgacgtgtttttttttacaatttaaacaaaccaaatatttacaaagaaaaatgcTTAATCGACGTCGTAATACTTACATGAAACGCAGGCGACGATCGCTGTTTCGTTGCAGACTTAGTAGCTAATGATTTGTGAAATATGTGTCGTTTGATGGAGTCTCCGAGAGATTTGCTTGGTTTCGATGCACTGTTTGTATTCTTAAGTCGATTTAACATTTGTAAAGGGGTTCCTGTAAATGGAAATTGGAACATTAGCCTCGCATATGTAGGTTGTTGTTGGCTTGGAAAAGTGGTTAGAAGACATGAAGCTGACACGTTGAgatgaagggaaaaaaatggaaatttgaaaattttgtagcAATCAGAGTAAAAGGACtaaaaattagatttaaaaaaaatgtttttttagctCATCAAATGGTTTTTTCACGATGTTATTCCCAACTCATATATGTTGGATATCCGGAACCACCCATAGACAATGAATAAATGGTTCGTGCAATCGTTAATGGGACgataaattgattaattttcgATCGGAATTGTTAAGATGAAGAGAAAGAACTCATTGGTGAGGAGACACGGCGATTACAACAATCATTTTGTAGACCGAGAGCCTGTTTGCATATCAGTCATAAGGACAAAATTCATTCCATTCGTCATTTAACAGTGACTATGCGTGACAGTTGTGTCTACCCTTGTTATAGTGCCCTCTTAGCGCTAGAAGAACAGGCTTTCGATCTAGTGTTAGATGGTGATgggagaaatttatttcgatttagTAGAGAAGATCTGCACAACAGGCCAGTGAAACCTTCCGAGTAACATTGCAATTACCGTTCACGTAAATGGCCTGTCATTGAGTTGAGTAAATTGGTGCGCTAAAATTCGTTACTTCTGCCTAGCCTTTCTGACATTGCGAATGTCATTCTCTATCAAGCCAAACTTTTCCAGTACTGTAACATTAACATTATTGTCATTCCGGCCACGGCCTCATTTTGCGGggccataaaaaaattgtaattcaaaTCAATTGACCCGAACGGCCTTCTGACCTACCTTGCCCATTCTCCTTATTgaattgtttaattaatttccgtTTCTTTGACGATTCCGGCAACGTCTGAATGTGAGCGTACAGTTGAGCGAGTGCTGTATCCGTCGGATTACCTGACACACACGCTTGTGCCGTTCGTTCTTTATCGACAAATGTGTACACAGTGTTCGCTATCGAGTCGGACGTCACCGATTCGTCCAGGAAGTGTTCTGGCGACAATGCTTTCTGCTGTTCCTTGACGAAATAGGCCCGGATGTCGATGGCTAAATTCGGTGGTATGTCAAACAAGTCCGTTCCTTTGCTGATCATGAAACTGATGACGCCGGACATTTGTTGTGATCtaaaattggtatggtcagaaagctaattgaatttcgaatttaataGTGACATTTGATGCAGTGCTTCAGGTGTTAATTTCTTCGGGCATATCAAATGCGGCGTAAATAGGGTTGCTAGGCTACTCGCCGACATTTTATTGCTGGCCACGAATTCGGTTGTTCTGTGCAGCATTTCGATGATGTCCTTCAGGAGATTGTAGTTGTCTGGTGGTAGTAACAGCAGTAACAGCTGAAGTGAATGCACGAGACGTGGCTCCTTAGAATTGTCTAAATTGTTGCAGAGCTCTGTGAATGAAATTCTCGGTTAGTGCATCCAACCAACAACAGAAATTACGTTCGATGCAATGAACCAACCTGCGATTTGAACATGAGCAACGTTGTATGTGTCGGTGAGGAGAGGTTCCGGCAGTTCGGATAAAATTCCTTTGAAAACGGACGCACAGTCGTGTACCGTATAAGCACCTCCTTCAAGATTGAGTGGAAGACCGTTGTTGATTCTTGATTTGAGATCGTTTTGTCGAGCTAGGCTACCGGTTCGTCGAAATATGCCTTCTTGTGTAATGTCTAAATGAAGTCAGTGGAGTGGTTCAAGTATCTGTCACAACAGAAATACGCAAGACAGCAGTTTCTTACTTTGTTCCAGCACCAGAAATTTGATCAGCTCCCTGAGCTGCAGTATTCCCTCTTTGAGGACTTGTGAATTGGAACACAGCGGACTGGTTGTTGTTGTGCATATTTTGGCCTTTTTGTGGAAGTTGAATCGTTTCTTCgactttaatttttcattcaacacgACGTCATTGCTGCACAGTGAATAATTCGTCAGTAAGACATTCTCTTGGGACAAAGGATAAATTCCACTAATTGAACTTACTCATCGGTCGTATTGAGATCCAATTCAAATGATAAATGCATCCGAACTAAGGTCACAAACTGTTCGAAGTTCGACCTTCTcatcttttcaatcaaatccatttttgatacgcgaaattaatttcaacgaatttaattgaaaaattcaaatctgaATGACAGATAGCAAACGgctattttttgtgtgagtgGTGGGTGTGTGTTTGTTTTCACTGTACATTAAATGGATAACGAATTATTGTAATTAGACTTTCGTTGGACAACACTTAAGTCTTATCGAATCACCAACATTTTACGTTATTTACTTTCCGCCTTACAGAACTACTACAACGCGAAACATTTGaactttatttgaaaaatacgaaaacaaaaagtgaaacctgcgacattttgataatttgttaaaaattaaactgtCTGCGCATTCACAGTGCTGTTAGCTTTTTTCACAATTGACTGCTGTCACTCTCTGTATGCATGTAATGGATGAAAtgctaaaaacaaatttttcgttgttttataATTTCGTTGAGCGTCAAAAGTGACATTAGaacaatgaaaaaattgatcgaaacaGATTTTCAATGCCTCGCCTGGGTCGGCataaaattcagtaaaatttattggatTCATATAGGCCTGTTCCATCgaacggtaaaaacgaattttgaaatGCTGAAAACAACCGACTGTCATCCACATGATTTTAATGATCAACCAGATCTCATTGATTTGATTTCTACTTCTAAGAGACGATATTGTTTAAATTGATAAATGTTAAATAACATTGATTTTTCCACTAATTGACTTTCACGTTTCAACGACTTTGAGAATTCTATTCTTGCTGTTCTTTTTTCTGTAAAGAGGAAAATCGTGTTCATGTAATCTGTACCATACGACATAATAAAAAAACCGACTGGAAatgtcacattagcgaatcATGGAgctaaattaatgaaatttcatttttcttataattcgctaatgtgacaaGTCCTGTTTCTGAATTTAACTAAACCACTACGAATTTCGCTACTTTCTACTTtctaattttctaatttgtCGCAAATCGTTAATTCTCACTAAATGGCtggatcaaaaaaaaactttaaccatcaggtatggtctaatgtcggCCCGGAGGTTGTAAACTTACTCATTTTGATATTATtgtgacataaaatgtgagtgcgttgaTGATCAATCGGGCAATCGATCatatattttgttgtattAATCTAAGTCAGCATGTAAAGTACAAATCCTAAGTCAAGTTcttctaaaaatttacaattttcagtGCGAAGAATTCATAGATAGGAGACAGACGTAGTCTTCAATCGTTTCTTATCATCAATTAAGTCCCCAGatcatctagtgcgaaaaacaagcccatttactaactagttagcaaaataagGGAAATTCCAgcgtaagtcatgttaccaaatcaaattttgtctctttttgATGTACGAATACGCACCAAAGAAGATGCGAAAAAACATAccgtaagtcatgttaccaaatgtGACTATGCATATTGTAGAGCGCCGTCGCTACAATACAATGGGGATGTAGTGAGAGTAAAAGAGACAAATTTCTGTCACAAAATACGTGGATAACTATTTTTTACTTAAATCTTGTTAACATTGGGACTATCTCGATTTAAACTTTTCGCTGGCATCGCTGGCAactgtaatttttttgttgggaAAGTTTGTTTGTCAAAACAATTTGGAAGAGAAACCTAACCTCACAATAGTTTGTATGTGAGCtggatttggctgaaaacAAAACGTcgtaaataaatcaaaataaattgaattgctCAATCAGACACACATTGCGACCTCCAACCAAATGGATGATTTAAATCCCCTTGCGGGAACAGCACATTTACTGGAAGAAGTCGACAGTAAGATGCGATACCCGAAAGGACGGGTAGagagcaaaaacaaaattgttttgttaagccaaaaatgaaattgtttgcaGAAAAATTGATGGTACTGCTCCGCGATGGCAGAACATTGATTGGTTATTTACGTTCCGTGGATCAATTTGCCAATTTGGTTCTACACAAAACAATCGAACGAATTCACGTCGGAACGGAATACGGTGACATTCCTCGGGGTATTTTCATAATCCGTGGCGAGAATGTTGTACTATTGGGTGAAATTGTAAGTGGCATGTTGCCGTTTGTTGGTTGGGTTGATGCTCACGCCGTAAATTTGTACAATGCTTTTAGGACAGAGAAAAGGAGAAGAATTTGCCGCTGAAAGAGATTTGTGTCGATGACATTCTGGACTCGCAACGTCGGACTCAGGAGCAAAGACACGAAAAACATCGACTGATAGCTAAGGCATTGAAGGAGAGAGGTCTGAACAATACAAATTCGGATCTGGCACAGGACGAATATTGAACTTCCCTTTTTGTTTTGAGattgaaaaccatttttaacTCTTAAGGTCTTAACTTGTAAGCAACAGTTGGTGTTAATAAACTCAGTTGAACATTTTGCACAGAATCAATAGCCTTTTCGTTTCGTTGTCATTGACGCGCTGTCATTGACGTGTGTGCAATAGATGAaccacaaactttttttttattttggagaAACCATTTTATTGCGTGAATCAAGTGAACAACTTTTCCATTTACTTACAAAGTATAAAACAACGAAATTGTCATTCAAAAACCACTTGTTATTCGGCAACACAACGAcgtccaaatttttttttctcctgtCGCTTCACATCATTTTCACTTGACTTCCTTCACTTGTAGACCAGGTGGCAGCGATTGTTTCAATTTCTCTGCTTTCTCTTTGTCGGACACCACTAATGTGTACAGGAATCGTGAGCAGCGGATCTTGAATTTGGTGTTGTCCGGATTCTTCTTTATCTTAACAGCGCGTGCATCCTTTCTGCGGGCCTTGATCAAAAAATCCTTAACCTCTTTGATTTCTTTCGGCATCTGGAAAATCAATTAGAAAATCGACATTTAGTCCAGTTCTCCAATGTGCCGGGGTTGGCTTTACTGTATGCAATTGATTTTCGTTACTCACTTTGCCTAATTGATACGATTATCAACGGAATTCGaaggaaataaaaaatctgCGTGCGCTATTGACGTTTAGCACGTTCCAAAAGACCTGATGCAAAATGGACGGTCGGAGACATCCGTTTTTTTGTAGACATTTAGACCCaggtgaaatatttttttgatttttttttgcgcatTCCCagccaaatttattttattttctgggTTCTAGTGGTTCTAGTCTGGGGTACCTGGGGTATGACGAGTATGACATTTTGGACAAACTCCGAtaaattgaagatttttttgttttgctttttttgttttgtcaaaTTGAACTTACAAATAAACACTGGCTGTAACCAAACTatgtaaacactgaaggtagtGGAAATGCGCAGTTACGCACGGAACcctactttcaggtgaatttagtTTCATTATGTTACacaaatattgaatttgtgtgcgtcaagttgcagctAGTGGTGGGGtgaatagactgttatgatcagagcgagaaaaccgaaggcttgtcaaaatatcttcttctctttcatcataacactatTCGATTGATTCGATTCAATACAAACTTATCAGGTGCACCAAATTTAGGAGTGATTTCACTGTAGTTATGTAAGAATAGAAGCTGTGAAAATGAGAACTccagtttttgtttataaatcaAGGATCACCGAAAACATTTAGAAGATGAAAAAGCacaagaaaatttgatgatggcaacattacaaaaatgaactTACCTGAAAGTCgggatccgtaatttctctgatacGCTGAgggtttgcattaccttcagtatttatatactttgctATCTTTTTTGCCCATTAAATATGTTACAAGTTTGAATAACCAATTATAGGTCAAATATACTGACCGATCACAATGATTAAGAAACTAAGCATTTTACTTCGTCTACATTGCTATGCGATGTTTAGGCCAGAATGTGTTTTAATTCCCCATTGATCAAACTCAAGCGTAAAAAAGTTTTGCTCATTTCGTCTACACTTCACTTGATCCATAGATTTACACTCGATAGATGTTAACAGCGCCACCATGTAACCTCTCTAGTATCACTATGCACAGAGCTGATAATCTTCCGCTGTTGGTAGATCACATTAGAGTTTCAGTTTTCATATCTATGTCCGAAAACCAGGGCTTAGCAAACTGAGTCTAAACCAATCTCTACATTGCATTCACTTGAACCAGGTAAGCTCTTCCTCATTTCTCCAGTGTATTGGCGCGATTCAGGAAATAGCGTCGTCAATGCCCTTTATTTCCTATCTGAATATGAACTAATCTTTCAATACTCACAGTCTGTAGCGAGTGTAATAATAGTGAATTACTATTAGTAATATTATTGTTCAATTAAACTGTAGTCAATATTAATTTCACCAGGTCAGAATTCAAAACAGATTTTGAGTAAATTGCGCTGATTTACTAAGACTTCATCCACAGATGAGAGTGACTTTCTTCAGGTGGGCGTTTTGGTGAACATGTGATGAATTGTGGTTCGTCCAAAACTTGTTTACATCACAAATCAAAAGTGACCAAAGTGACatatgtataaaaaaaattcggaaattaaTCGCAGAAATTATAATTGTAAGTGATTCGATGTTAAATTCGATGAAATTGAAACTGAATCATACGAAGAATTGGTCTCGATTCGTAATAGATTCACCATAATTCGtgattttatagttttttcGTCTCAACatcgatttattgatttaatcatttttttgtctatttaataaattgtaCTTTGTTTATTATGATGCACAACTCACACCGATGATGTTCCGATATTTCACAATACAGTCATTTCTTTCAGatttataacattttttgtaGTTCAGACGAGTGGTGGCAAAAGTTATGCATTCAAGCTAGTTGACTTTAGGCCGTTCGCAGGGAATGTACGTTTAATTTTTGACTGTATAATAACGACGTGTGGTGTTTGTTATAAATTGTTTATGAATcataattgttttttgtatgttttcaacACATCGTTTCACCGTTGATTATGAGGTAAGGTTTATTTGCTAATTAATACTATGAATACCTTTCGGACAATGAGAAAAGAGTTCTTTTCTTTGTTGCTTTTGGCTTGATGAAGTTCGATGAGTTCGATCGAAAACATACTATACAATTATATACATTCCTAGACGATATACATATGATATATACCGTAACAATAAGTAAATTGGTAACgttttaattcattaattcgtgTTCGGCATAATAAACTGTGAAACTGTCTATTTAGCACTTTtattaaacacaaaaatgtgaGTTGTAGAAGGTAGAACGACATATATACGGAATTCGTATTatggattttacatacaaagaaatatttgatattaattagccgaaagaaaaaaaaaacgtttcgacCATTATTAAGTCAAGTTCCATCACATTCAATAGTAACCTTGACTttctaatgaaaaaaaaaatcagatttaCAATGTGTTGAGATTTGGTTATAAATGTACATAATACTATACACACAGCCAGCCGGTTGTTTTTCTACCATAAaaagattcaaaatttttatgagaATGAGAAGATCTCCGTAATCGGTtgaaataagattttttttttaagtttttatttgcGGTCGAGCGTGTTTTTATTGCATAACATTTACCAACCTATATTATTCTCGTCATGGCAGTGTTTATGAGGAAGTTCGTTTTTCATGAAGTATCTCTTGTGTTCTACACTCTATGAGTGGTAAATTCGAGGTGACCGTTCGATGTaagaaaaaagtaatttttgtaattatttgcGGTATTGAAGTAAATGGTAACGTTACATTAGTTCAAATAGGCAACCGAGAggttaaacatttttcgtgttttgGTTTCATAAATGTATACATTCGACGAGCTATAACTCTTCTAACCAGCGCCTATTatgagaatttatttattgaaaattgccTAGATCTACCAAAATTTCCCGAAGAAGTTTTTCGGTAACTTTTAggaaattttcgagaaatctTGCtgaatttcggtaattttttaGTTATAGTCCCTGCTGCTACTTcagatttaatttgatttatgcAATAATTAGTGCACTGTCATTATCAACCATTGGATATGATGGTCGGACAATCAAACACTGTCATCGGTGATGTACTATAAGACCTGCCGATGTGTAAATTTACtgcaaatttgacatttttaatCGATCGTATTGTCCAAGCAAGAAATGAGGCACCGTAATTAGTATTTTCAAATAGACCTTGAGAGACCTTGTTACAGACGACATGCATATGACCAGTGTTATTATCAGCATTGTAATAGGAAATGAAGCGATCGGTTATCGACGGTCTTCTTTTTCATGAGCTTACCCAACTTCTTAAGGAAAATGTCTGCTTTAGACCCAACGGCGCCAAAAGTTTCGAATGCGAGTGGCGTAGTGATGCTTAAGGTCTACATACGAGAAGTATTTTTCATCGGTTGAtttgaaatcttgtacttcaattttgttaacaTGCATTTCAATATATGAAGGACTATATTACCCAGAACTTGTCATtaattttgtcgtcgttatcgataacagatgaatatccGTATGTgagtatgtgacaggttaatggAACAGCAATTTTGTTCTGTTACTTTTACTTTTGTCTGTTCTGAAGAGATTTGCGTTTAAGGGGCTAACTAATTATTTCCTCATCTTATCGGCATTAAGAACTTTTCTAACCATCAGTCATACGCACGGGCTATCAGAAGTTAAATGCCAATTCCTAACTCATTGCCTattattttggtaaatttatttacccaATTTACTGAGTTACCCAGTTTACCACACATACCAAACAATTTACTAAACTTAccacaaaataaattcggtaaatttcacgaAACTTCGGTTTCACGTTGTTAACACTAGAACCGGTACGACGCGACGTTTGAGAAATGTGATTTCTAATTAATTCGCGGAGTCGACAAACCATGAGCTACTTAAAGTTTGTGATGAGGTCGACATCTGTCGAAAAATCCTAGATTTTATAGTATGATGTTCCTTACATGTATACATTCACTGTGGAATAAAATTATCGATCTTTTCTATAGATCATCTGCAAGGACGTTTATAATGCCAACCGCGCTAAAATATGcataaaaatcaatgaatgaACCATTTAACGAGAACCTTAAGCGAGGCTATGTCTGAAGGTACCATAACTCGAAGATGATCTATACTCTCTTCGTGATAAGTGCGAGAATCAATGCGTACACAATGCGCGCTGTGTAGACAAATTCAATTATCTTCTCATACCGCAAGCACACCCTAAACCAAACCGTTGACAtatttaacaatttaattaaaaatatttaacgtGCGTGAAAGTTTCTCGATCGTTGTGTTATATTCATCTGTTGAATCaatatccgatttttttttattttgattttaaactGCACATTCCTACATAGCGAACGACGATATGatgagaaaatatttgcttattagcgagttttttttttatcgactgATCGCACTaaaaagtgtgtaaaataTGACAAGTTTTCTTTGGGACAAACAGTTTTGTTAAGATAATAGAGATTACCACACAAAGCTTTGTAAATTGATACATATCGGATGTACATGGGAGGAACGGGAAGGAAACGTTTTCTTCTCTACGTTTTCTCTAAGGTCGTGGACAGCAACAAAAAAGTAGCTTTTTTTACTCTAGATATGGCTCTAGGTACTGCAACAACAGGCAAAGGAACATATTTTATTAACTGTCATTTGACCTCTTATTTGTGGTCCGTACGGCAGTGGAATTTATTTGGTACTACTTGGAGGCCCCTTTTTAAAGTTCTGTTCTTTTGCCTGTTCTTCGAATGCGTTGATACAGACCTTCCTAAGTTCAAGAGTTGTTGGCAGTTTCTTGAAAGACAAATATTAAAGTCAAATCTAAGCAACGACGAAGACGATATGCCAATGAAGCATTACTTTGTACTGCTTAAACAATcaaatcgatgaaaaattaAGCACAACGAGACACTTCGTGAAGTTGATTGGCATAGGCTATTGCATATCAGTCCCTCATTAAAAGAGATCGTTTATAGAGTATGTCACGCGTGCGAAAGAGATGCAAGATATGgttgaaaatttaacagaAAGTGATGCAAGTAGTCGTCATGCGTGACATACTTTATGAATGCCTAACATAAATATTGAATCTACATTCGAACTACCAGACACGAAAGTCTTttgttttcagatttttatttttgagagCTAGCTGGAAGTGCACTAACCAACTAGCGTATAATATCTCAACTGCCACACATTGTAGGAAATTGGTGTCAAACTGTAGCCCTATCTGGTCAAAGCTAACTCTCATTTCTTCTTTATTTCAGGCAATATGGTAACTAGGCGCAATGTTACGTGAATGAACAAAACGCTACACAAATTTGCACAGTCACAAAAATCGTCGTTCTTTAAGGGGGAAAACGCGAACAATTTATCCATCCACTGAAGAtcaaaaaatcaacgaaatatAACACACAAAATGGGCATTCTATTTATCCTGTTCTGCGGAACGAGTGTCGTCGCCGCtttctttctatttttcgCATTCTACTTCACACGTTCATCTAAGTCAATGCCCCGATCGTTCGACGAACTAaaatgggaaataatttggcAATATCATGGAATTAGGGGTCTGGTCGAAGATGCGATTTTGAAACCAAAGAATCGAGTTGGTGGGTGAAACGTTTTTTGTTTCAGACGGAATTTGTTAAAGCGACCGTTTTCCTTACAGATCTAATTAGCTTGGAGGGAAAGGTTGCCGTTATTACGGGAGGAAATCGTAAGTCAGTTTAAATCCTGTGAGTCATTCACTTAACACTTTCTATTGTTGACAGGTGGTATCGGACTGCGTGTGGTTGAAAAGTTGATGAAATGCGATATGACTGTCGTAATGGGTAAGTGGCCGAGTCAAGTTATTATTGGGGTCAGCAAAAatcccaagtagcatttcagaaaaaataacttattcgttaaaataacgttgtagcaacgttgcCACAACGGTTGTGCAACCGTTGTTGCCCGGTTATAGTTTAACCTACgtcaattaaccgttggataaccgttaaacaacgaaaaagttaaaaattatagttgctctaccttaaatttttaactttttcgttgtttaactgttatccaacggttaattgacCTAGGTTAAACTATAACCGGGCAACAACGGTTGCAAAACCGTTGTGacaacgttgctacaacgttattctaacgaataagttattttttctgaaatgctacttgggaaGATGGTTCACAATTCTCAACTGATTTACAGGCGTAAGAAATCCAAAGGAAGCCGAGGATAatgtggaaaatttaattgacgtCGGGTCAATGAAGGGCAAAATTTTTTACGAACGTTTAGACACCGGCAGCATGCAGTCGGTGAGACGATTTGCGAAATTCGTTCAGAGCAAATTTTCCAAGGTGGACATCCTGATCAATAACGGTAATGATCTTCCCCCCAAGGCCGTCAATTTTATTGAGAGTTTAATTGTTGATCGCAGCTGGTATCATGGCGTCACCGTTCCAAATAACCGAGGATGGCTTCGAATCCCAATTGGCTGTCAACTATTTGGGACACTTTTTGCTGACCCATTTGCTATTGCCACAGCTGAAAGCCGGTGGTACAAAGGAATGCAATTCGAGAGTCGTAAACGTGTCATCCTGTGTCCATCTCATTGGCAACATTAACTTTGATGATTTGCACGGAAAGTATGTCGTGGAACAAGAAAATACTTTGCCTTGCCATTGATCGGAACATTTATTGTCCCACAGGAAATACTACTATC
Proteins encoded in this region:
- the LOC119071514 gene encoding U6 snRNA-associated Sm-like protein LSm1 — encoded protein: MDDLNPLAGTAHLLEEVDKKLMVLLRDGRTLIGYLRSVDQFANLVLHKTIERIHVGTEYGDIPRGIFIIRGENVVLLGEIDREKEKNLPLKEICVDDILDSQRRTQEQRHEKHRLIAKALKERGLNNTNSDLAQDEY
- the LOC119071515 gene encoding 60S ribosomal protein L38, with protein sequence MPKEIKEVKDFLIKARRKDARAVKIKKNPDNTKFKIRCSRFLYTLVVSDKEKAEKLKQSLPPGLQVKEVK
- the LOC119071513 gene encoding retinol dehydrogenase 12 codes for the protein MGILFILFCGTSVVAAFFLFFAFYFTRSSKSMPRSFDELKWEIIWQYHGIRGLVEDAILKPKNRVDLISLEGKVAVITGGNRGIGLRVVEKLMKCDMTVVMGVRNPKEAEDNVENLIDVGSMKGKIFYERLDTGSMQSVRRFAKFVQSKFSKVDILINNAGIMASPFQITEDGFESQLAVNYLGHFLLTHLLLPQLKAGGTKECNSRVVNVSSCVHLIGNINFDDLHGKKYYYPPVAYNQSKLAQVLFTRYLQKVLNKDEANNVQIYAVHPGVVDTDLFCHSSTTYIPWFKKIFFKTPEQGSRTITYAAISPRLEGKGGSYLSNCTLVKISSLAKDLGLGEKFFQVTCDMLGIEDFFAV